A portion of the Corynebacterium heidelbergense genome contains these proteins:
- a CDS encoding DUF262 domain-containing protein — MPVYQRNYDWGETQSARLFDDLIGTIRHDRVKHFFGAVVGKPETSFDWIVIDGQQRLTTTSLLMLDLADSSDAGVIESKDREPSSKIRRNYLKGAGYTADSETELKLRPVKHDLDAYRRLPQRDEPKAESTITRNYRYLRERIAERALTGDELWTAIQRLEVMALDLEPHDEPQRIFESLNSTGKELKESDTIRNLVLMGLDNPTQERLYERYWNEIERNVGFETDTFIRIYLIWQTRRTPRFDADNEAFKVYLRGLDELVEQTLALMRSYSEHYRDINKSRTGVPTADRRLRRFNLLNREVALPALMPIVGDFKEAVLSSEEFTKIIILVDSYLFRRAVVGAQSNALNKSFATLYSDARRLVTDNSSLEDAITYLLRRKDGTSGEFSNDEQFSERFLSRNFYNFRLENRRYLFECLENLDSKDIVDVASGIDAGDISIEHIMPQTRTKEWREELGPICEEIHKTWMHRIGNLTVTGYNSEYSNYTFARKKELPGGFDSSPYRLNSDVRDASRWDEATMKRRSQRMLQDAINYWPMIETDFEPVREPQPSLPMGEDNNFSKRAIVSYEFDGASHTVGSFRDLIRGVIRTLSGEYYEAIRTYAAQGAPGLSAGSEPGYSGREEIVPGLWAVTSSSTASKMPLLRGLFRALGFDPNELVMYVRPQTGAEPEEYTGGKSSRNLRSVFLDSMSWSMYLVPIPCSQK; from the coding sequence ATTCCCGTCTACCAGCGCAATTACGACTGGGGTGAAACGCAGTCTGCTCGGCTCTTCGACGACTTGATTGGAACAATTCGACATGACCGGGTCAAACATTTTTTCGGTGCTGTGGTAGGTAAGCCTGAAACGTCCTTCGATTGGATTGTGATTGACGGTCAGCAACGTCTGACCACGACCAGCCTGTTGATGCTGGATCTCGCGGACTCAAGCGATGCTGGAGTCATTGAGTCGAAAGATAGAGAACCGAGCAGCAAGATTCGTCGCAACTACCTCAAGGGTGCTGGCTACACGGCAGATTCTGAGACGGAGCTAAAGTTGAGGCCTGTGAAACACGATTTGGACGCCTACCGGAGACTGCCTCAGCGAGATGAGCCTAAAGCGGAATCGACGATCACGCGCAACTACCGGTACTTACGCGAGCGCATAGCTGAGAGGGCACTCACTGGCGATGAATTATGGACCGCGATCCAGCGGTTGGAAGTCATGGCTCTGGACCTAGAACCGCACGATGAGCCTCAGCGCATCTTCGAATCGTTGAACTCCACAGGTAAGGAGCTCAAGGAATCTGACACGATTCGGAACCTCGTGCTCATGGGTTTGGATAATCCTACGCAGGAACGCCTATACGAGCGGTACTGGAATGAGATCGAAAGGAACGTCGGCTTCGAAACGGACACCTTCATCCGTATCTACCTAATTTGGCAAACTCGAAGGACTCCACGATTCGATGCCGACAACGAGGCCTTCAAGGTCTACCTTCGGGGGCTCGATGAACTCGTGGAGCAAACCTTGGCGCTCATGCGCAGCTATTCGGAGCACTACCGCGATATCAACAAATCGCGTACGGGGGTGCCCACCGCGGACCGGAGGCTCCGCCGATTTAACCTCCTCAACCGCGAAGTAGCTTTGCCGGCTCTCATGCCGATCGTGGGGGACTTCAAGGAGGCAGTGCTCTCCTCCGAGGAGTTCACGAAGATTATCATTCTGGTGGACAGCTACCTGTTCCGACGGGCAGTGGTGGGCGCCCAATCAAACGCCCTCAACAAAAGTTTCGCCACGCTTTATAGCGATGCTCGCAGGCTGGTGACCGATAACAGCTCCCTAGAAGACGCAATCACCTACCTGCTGCGTCGCAAAGATGGTACATCGGGAGAATTTTCGAACGACGAGCAGTTCAGTGAGCGGTTCTTGAGTCGAAACTTCTACAATTTCCGTCTCGAAAATAGGCGTTACTTGTTTGAGTGCTTGGAAAACCTCGACTCGAAGGACATCGTGGATGTCGCCTCCGGTATTGACGCGGGCGACATCTCTATCGAACACATCATGCCGCAGACCCGCACTAAGGAATGGCGTGAAGAGCTTGGCCCGATTTGCGAGGAAATCCACAAGACGTGGATGCATCGGATCGGCAACCTAACCGTTACCGGCTACAACTCTGAGTACAGCAACTACACCTTCGCTCGCAAGAAAGAGTTGCCAGGAGGATTCGACTCCTCCCCGTACCGTCTTAACTCGGATGTTCGCGACGCTTCAAGGTGGGACGAGGCCACAATGAAACGGCGATCTCAGAGGATGCTCCAGGATGCAATTAACTACTGGCCGATGATCGAGACGGACTTCGAGCCGGTGAGGGAGCCACAGCCCTCTTTGCCAATGGGTGAAGACAACAACTTCAGTAAACGGGCTATTGTCTCCTATGAATTTGACGGAGCCTCTCACACCGTAGGGAGTTTCCGGGATCTCATTCGCGGCGTGATTCGAACATTGTCCGGAGAATACTACGAAGCTATTCGCACTTATGCCGCACAAGGCGCCCCTGGTCTGTCTGCAGGCAGTGAGCCGGGATACAGCGGCCGAGAGGAGATTGTTCCGGGATTATGGGCTGTCACCAGTTCGTCAACCGCTTCGAAAATGCCCTTGCTCCGAGGACTTTTCCGCGCACTCGGGTTCGACCCCAATGAACTTGTGATGTATGTGCGCCCGCAGACTGGAGCCGAACCAGAAGAATATACAGGGGGAAAAAGTTCGCGGAATTTACGAAGTGTATTTCTCGATTCGATGAGTTGGTCGATGTACCTAGTTCCGATCCCATGCTCCCAGAAATAA
- a CDS encoding BRCT domain-containing protein, translating into MQEDYGFDHLIELCPPSGTRRRRKSVAEVNQAVVQDRLARVGNSTVLKGERVTITGTLQRGQRAEVQQLVEALGGAVEKNLTKKTTILVV; encoded by the coding sequence ATGCAGGAAGATTACGGGTTTGACCATCTGATTGAGCTATGCCCTCCCAGTGGTACCCGCCGCCGACGGAAATCGGTAGCTGAAGTCAACCAGGCCGTAGTTCAGGATCGGCTTGCGCGAGTTGGGAACTCCACGGTTCTCAAGGGCGAGAGAGTAACGATTACCGGAACACTACAGCGGGGTCAGCGCGCCGAAGTTCAGCAGCTCGTGGAGGCTTTGGGGGGTGCCGTGGAAAAGAACCTCACCAAAAAGACGACGATCTTGGTGGTTTAG
- a CDS encoding ParA family protein: MKIIAFFNNKGGVSKTTTCLSVGWKLAQSGKRVLLVDLDPQCNLTGSILDPEDEALLAEDYQGFAASNIHDALRPAMKGIGKKITAPDCVEVTQRENLKLLPGNVKMAEVETQLATAMNMGNVMPAMQNVPGSFGELYNLLGEHNDLDFILLDMSPSLGSINQVNLLLADYFIVPMMPDIFSVMATESLARILPQWASWSKKVEILELFKDDDIVYEFSPSIPKFLGTIVQKYNVKNGRATRGFQIYMDNLQTAVDETLVPALQDSGFMLKEDIYNRYNLKYTLAEIKDFNSLIAAAQNVGRPVFSLTEEDLYTQGSVAEAQIQNIKAFDSVFTELAVRIVEMTDA; encoded by the coding sequence ATGAAAATAATAGCATTTTTTAATAACAAGGGTGGCGTTAGCAAGACCACGACCTGCCTGAGTGTCGGATGGAAATTGGCACAAAGTGGAAAAAGGGTTCTCCTTGTCGACCTTGATCCGCAGTGCAATCTGACTGGATCAATCCTCGATCCGGAAGACGAAGCTTTGCTTGCTGAAGACTATCAGGGGTTCGCAGCTTCTAACATTCACGATGCGCTGCGACCCGCAATGAAGGGTATAGGTAAAAAGATTACTGCACCTGACTGCGTGGAAGTGACTCAACGAGAAAATCTGAAACTTCTGCCGGGTAATGTAAAGATGGCCGAGGTAGAGACGCAGCTTGCTACCGCGATGAACATGGGGAACGTGATGCCTGCTATGCAGAATGTGCCCGGGAGTTTCGGTGAACTCTATAACCTACTGGGCGAGCATAATGACTTGGACTTTATTCTGCTCGACATGAGCCCTAGTCTAGGTTCCATAAATCAGGTGAATTTGCTGCTAGCCGATTACTTTATCGTTCCGATGATGCCCGATATTTTTTCCGTCATGGCAACAGAGAGCCTCGCGAGAATTCTTCCGCAGTGGGCGAGCTGGTCTAAAAAGGTGGAAATATTGGAGCTTTTCAAGGATGACGACATAGTGTATGAGTTCTCTCCCTCAATTCCTAAATTCTTGGGGACCATCGTACAGAAATATAATGTCAAAAATGGCAGAGCGACCCGCGGCTTTCAAATTTATATGGATAATCTTCAAACAGCTGTTGACGAAACCTTGGTCCCGGCCCTTCAGGATAGTGGTTTTATGTTGAAGGAGGATATCTACAATAGGTATAATTTGAAGTACACGCTAGCTGAGATTAAGGATTTCAATTCGCTAATAGCGGCGGCCCAAAACGTCGGGCGACCTGTATTTTCCTTAACTGAGGAAGACCTCTACACGCAGGGAAGTGTTGCTGAGGCCCAAATCCAGAATATTAAAGCATTTGATTCAGTATTCACCGAGCTTGCGGTACGTATTGTTGAAATGACTGATGCATAA